DNA from Rosa rugosa chromosome 6, drRosRugo1.1, whole genome shotgun sequence:
ATGCTGTTGCCTTTATACAGCACATATCATTTGGATAAGGGCGAAGAAACCTGTTTTCCATCTCCAAGGTCTTTCTCCAGAATCTATCAAACCAGTGAATTTTTTCTCTTCAGGTAATTACAGAAGTAGTGGAATCCAGCTGAATAGGGAATTAGTGTTACTATTTTGCAGGTTTGAACAATGGCTGCAGCAAATCGTGTGCTTGGAAAAGGTTGTGCGCTCTTGGAGAAGGTCGCACGCCTATATGTTACTAGATTTCTGAGACAGTATATCTCTACAGGATGTTTAGTGTGAGTAATGCTAGCTTTTGTTCTTAAATACACATCTATTTTCCTTGGATGATAAAATTTTCCAGCTAGCCAGTTAATTAGTTGCTTCCTTGGGGCACACTTGCACTAATGTTTTGAACCTTTTTCTCCGTTAATTAAGCTCAAGAATTGAATCATATAAATGACAAACTTATAGTTAGTAATCGCTCATCGATTTGCATTGCATTGCCATCTTTAGTTggtacccctctctctctctctctctctctctccgaacTACTATGCATGAGTGATGAGCTCCATATGAAATCTCTCAAAGCACGTTGACAGAATTTGAGGCGATTCCCTAGTTAAAGAACTCTGATAAATGGTATACTGTCTGCTTTATCttcttatatatatacagcTTATTAGAAGAAAGAATGGTGCAAACCTTTGAGGGAAGCAACAAAGGCTGTTCTTTGAAATCTGTTATTAAAGTTCATAACCCCGTTCAATTTTACTGGAAGGTATATATGTGTATGCCTGCATGCATCGATCCTCTACTTTCTACTCATGAAGTTAAAATATACATGTATGAATTGATCGAAATTCCCTCAGTTTCACTAATGAGCAGTATATATTTGTCAGGTAATGACACGGGGAGATTTAGGCCTTGCAGATGCATATATCAATGGCGATTTTTCTTTTGATGATAAAGACAAAGGTCTTGAGAATCTCTTAATGGTAATATCATTCATCAGTTTCGGCTGCAAAATCGTTTGTTCATTTTGAAGATTAAATTCCGTCTTGCTAACCTTATTTAGTTTCCAGATTCTCATTGCCAACAGAGATTCAAATTGTTCCCTCTCAAAAATGAATAAGAAAAGGTACATGCAATAACGTACAATATCTGTTATGAACTTGCGTTTACTAAGGTATAGATATCAGTCATCCAAATCATAACTACGTCGAACTTGTTGGTTATATATAGAGGAAGGTGGATGCCTTTGTTAAAGGAAGCTTGTTTAGCCCCAGCAAGATATCTCTTTCATCACGTTTCAAGGCAAAACTCTCTTACAGAGGCTCGAAGGAACATCTCTCACCATTATGATCTGGTAAACAATTTATGATCAcctggatttttatttttatttttattttttaagaggAAAACCTGGACGATACATGCCATGTTGGCTAGCATGAGACTCAAACTCACTACTATTTTTTGTGTGTGGATCTAGAGTAATGAGTTTTTTTCGCTGTTCATGgacgaaacaatgatgtattccGCTGCTGTATTTAAGGTAAGAATAATAATCAGCTTCCTATAAGTTTACAGTAACTGATAGCACCATTTGCACGTACTGCATACATGAAAGGAATTACATGTTTAAAGTATACACTTCCTCGTCCTTGTTATATCATTGTGtagaaagaagatgaagagttgAAGACTGCACAGCTAAGGAAAATCAGTATTCTCATTGAAAAGGTGAGTCTTTTCTGTAAAAGACTGGGTTTGACTTGTGAGGTCATCATCTACTTGAAGGCTATTATAATTAGTAGTAAATTACCCATATTTAAGTTAGTTTTCTTTTATTACTTTGATATTTGTGATTTTGCCTACTATTTTAAACACTTCTGTTTTTATTCCTTTCTATTAATCTAGGCTAGAATTACTAAGAACCATGAAGTCCTAGAGTTGGGCTGTGGTTGGGGAGGCTTCGCCATTGAAGTCGTCAAGCAAACCGGTTGTAGATACACTGGCATAACTTTGTCGAAGGAACAAGTGCAATTTTCTGAAAAGAAAGTGAAAGATGCTGGCCTTCAGGTACCAAAATTTATAGCTTTCGGATTTTacatgattgtttttttttttttcgagaaaAGAAATATAGTGATTGAAACACTTAGATGCATACATCATCAATAAGTACAATAAGTACATCGGAGAGCCATTGTGGCCTTTCCTCTATCCAAACTTGAAATGCAGCAAACAAAAGTGCATTCCTAGCTAACACGTGCGCTGTATGATTATATTTTCTAGGGCAATCTATACAAACCACTGAAGGGAAGAGGTGAAACATTGTCTTCACCTCTTCAATTACTTAAGACACTTTCTACCGAAAAATCAACCCCCTCTTTATTTAAATTAGAGATCACAGGCAAGCAGTGGCGGAACTAGGATGCAAGActtgtctaggctaattagaagtacactaattcttttttttttaggtggAATCATGTTTGATTGTTCGGTCCAAATTGAGAATCTTTCAATAGGTCTTTACCCCCCACTTGTTCTATTTTTGCTTCACTTGCAGACAATTAGTACATAATTGTATTGGCCTTCAAAATCTGCGAAAATTTATGTTCCCCCTCCTAATTCATCTTTATTCTAGTTCCTATTTATTCCAAACATTGTACATATATACTCCTTTCAAGAAAAGTCACAAACCTTGCTATGAGCTTTAAACCAGGACTCTCTGTCAAATTGAGGATCATCAAGATTCACAGGATCGCCATAAAAGAAATCGGGAACCACCACAAAAAATCCAGCTGCAGCAACTTTATCCGCAAGTTTCCTTGTTCAAAAGACAATATGAAGTAGTAAGAAATGGATACAGTACATTACTGAACTCAAAGTTGTATGGTAAACTTGGAATAAGACCCCAAGTGACCAGCTTGATACCAAATTTCTCAAAACGAACATACTTGCATCATTCAAACATTTACCTTATTCTCAGATTTCCCACTTGTCCTTTGTTCCTGCCTTACAAAACTCCAACCAAGAAGCAGCTTTATCTAATAATTCAACACCTTGCATCCCCCTTTGACCAAAAAGACTTTTGTTTCAATTATGACACAAAAATCACGACACCACTCCAAACCATTcgaattcttcttcttcgaccACAGAAGCAACATTATTAAACAAATCTAAACTCTTTTCCTTCCATACCTTCTGCATCTGTTAGAAAAGTAAGCTTACAATCCTTACATACCTCTCTGGCCTCAATGCATTCCCATAAACAACCATCAACAAACCCATTAAACCAATCAAGAGAGAATTGAGTAGGAACACTAATTCCATCAACAAACCCATTAAACCAATCAAGAGACTTAgctaaaaggaaaagaaagaccTTCCGTTTTGGAGCAACTCAGGAGACAAAGCAAGCTTAGATGGGGAAAGCCGGAGAAGATGACTGCAAGTCTGCAATGAAAATCAGTGCAGGAAGAAGAACTCGACTCAATATCACAAAGAGAAGAACTGGCTGCATCTCATCGACTTGCTGGCTGCTGCGCCGCTGTGCGTCCAAGAGGCGACTAGGCGAGGCGGAGAGATCGAGGAGGTGAGGGAGGTTGCagataagtattttttttttctttgggctggtATGGGCTGAAGGTAGATATATATACTTAGGGATTTTCGGCCCAAAATGTTGTCTAGGCTTGAGCCCATAAAGCCTACTACGTGGTTCCGCGCCTGCAGACAAGGCATTCAATGCCAGGATGATTTTGGCCTTTCCTCTATCCAAACTTGAAATGCAGCAAACAAAAGTGCATTCCTAGCTAACACGTGCGCTGTATGATTATATTTTCTAGGGCAATTTATACAAACCACTGAAGGGAAGAGGTGAAACATTGTCTTCACCTCTTCAATTAGTTAAGACATTTTCTACCAAAAAATCAACCCCCTCTTTATTTAAATCAGAGATCACAGACAAGGCATCCAATGCCAGGATGATTTTGAAA
Protein-coding regions in this window:
- the LOC133713792 gene encoding uncharacterized protein LOC133713792 isoform X1 — translated: MAAANRVLGKGCALLEKVARLYVTRFLRQYISTGCLVLLEERMVQTFEGSNKGCSLKSVIKVHNPVQFYWKVMTRGDLGLADAYINGDFSFDDKDKGLENLLMILIANRDSNCSLSKMNKKRGRWMPLLKEACLAPARYLFHHVSRQNSLTEARRNISHHYDLSNEFFSLFMDETMMYSAAVFKKEDEELKTAQLRKISILIEKARITKNHEVLELGCGWGGFAIEVVKQTGCRYTGITLSKEQVQFSEKKVKDAGLQFTFFPDERYDEYRRSSDFIKEYIFPGGLLPSLSRVTSAMVASSRFSVQHLENIGIHYYQTLRYWRKTFSEKHSEILALGFDEKFIRTWEYYFDYCAAGFNSCTLGNYQIVFSRPGNVLEFSDLCKGFPSAY
- the LOC133713792 gene encoding uncharacterized protein LOC133713792 isoform X2 codes for the protein MFSVMTRGDLGLADAYINGDFSFDDKDKGLENLLMILIANRDSNCSLSKMNKKRGRWMPLLKEACLAPARYLFHHVSRQNSLTEARRNISHHYDLSNEFFSLFMDETMMYSAAVFKKEDEELKTAQLRKISILIEKARITKNHEVLELGCGWGGFAIEVVKQTGCRYTGITLSKEQVQFSEKKVKDAGLQFTFFPDERYDEYRRSSDFIKEYIFPGGLLPSLSRVTSAMVASSRFSVQHLENIGIHYYQTLRYWRKTFSEKHSEILALGFDEKFIRTWEYYFDYCAAGFNSCTLGNYQIVFSRPGNVLEFSDLCKGFPSAY